The following are encoded in a window of Pecten maximus chromosome 17, xPecMax1.1, whole genome shotgun sequence genomic DNA:
- the LOC117315108 gene encoding zinc finger protein 862-like, producing MCKNNIAADNFCDLMELQRVNGCSAADDYYKKPEIIVEMETAIADVIEKNVINDIKNSPFFGVMLDETCDISVGKKLVICVRYIKEGKVVVAYIGNKQITDCTANGIKTSLCEFLILKDLVQHDDFSKLIGLGTDGASVMIGCKNGLGVKLKAKNEELVQVHCVAHRLNLAASQAGKGIPYLEDYKTFIHSLYKFYNDSSFRYDKLRELQELLHGKAKQVPEGTSVRWLSVEAAVKMIYTL from the coding sequence atgtgtaaaaataacattGCTGCAGATAATTTCTGTGACCTGATGGAACTACAAAGGGTGAATGGCTGTAGTGCAGCTGATGATTATTACAAGAAACCTGAAATAATTGTTGAAATGGAAACAGCGATTGCTGATGTTATTGAGAAAAATGTTATCAATGATATCAAAAACAGCCCATTCTTCGGAGTAATGTTAGATGAAACATGTGATATTTCCGTGGGAAAAAAACTAGTCATATGTGTCAGGTACATTAAGGAAGGAAAAGTAGTTGTTGCCTATATTGGAAATAAACAGATAACTGACTGTACTGCCAATGGGATCAAAACATCTTTATGCGAGTTCTTAATCTTAAAGGATTTAGTGCAGCATGATGACTTTTCAAAATTGATAGGGCTAGGTACAGATGGTGCATCGGTAATGATCGGGTGTAAAAACGGCCTTGGTGTAAAACTCAAAGCAAAGAATGAAGAACTTGTGCAGGTTCACTGTGTGGCCCATAGACTTAACTTGGCGGCATCACAAGCAGGCAAAGGCATACCCTATCTTGAGGATTATAAGACATTTATTCATAGTTTGTACAAGTTTTATAATGACTCTTCATTTAGATATGACAAACTCCGTGAACTACAAGAACTCTTACATGGTAAAGCTAAACAAGTACCAGAGGGTACCTCTGTCAGGTGGTTGTCTGTTGAGGCAGCTGTGAAAATGATATACACATTATGA